One region of Hymenobacter sediminicola genomic DNA includes:
- the pseB gene encoding UDP-N-acetylglucosamine 4,6-dehydratase (inverting): MALDLNHKSILVTGGTGSFGKQFVQTVFEKFPQVKRLVVYSRDELKQYEMSQTFPQSQYPAIRYFIGDVRDGERLKRACEGIDIIVHAAALKQVPAAEYNPMECIKTNIFGAENVINAALDCGVKDVVALSTDKAAAPINLYGATKLCSDKLFVAANNMKGARDLRFSVVRYGNVIGSRGSVVPFFLQRRETGVLPITHPGMTRFHISLEQGVDLVLYALEHSWGGEIFVPKIPSYVITEVAKAIGPDCRQEIVGIRPGEKLHEEMITETDALSTVELAKYYVILPFTPQWDVEKFIAHFNGKRVPEGFHYDSANNDEWLDAEQIREEIRLHVDAEFAV, encoded by the coding sequence TTGGCTCTCGACCTCAATCACAAATCTATTCTGGTAACCGGCGGCACCGGTTCGTTCGGTAAGCAGTTCGTGCAGACCGTGTTCGAGAAATTTCCGCAGGTGAAGCGCTTGGTGGTGTACTCGCGCGACGAACTGAAGCAGTACGAAATGTCACAGACGTTTCCGCAGAGCCAGTACCCGGCCATCCGCTACTTCATCGGCGACGTGCGTGACGGCGAGCGGCTAAAGCGCGCCTGCGAAGGCATCGACATCATTGTGCATGCCGCCGCCCTTAAGCAGGTGCCCGCCGCCGAGTACAACCCGATGGAGTGCATCAAGACGAACATTTTCGGGGCCGAAAACGTGATAAATGCTGCCCTCGACTGCGGCGTGAAAGACGTGGTAGCCCTGAGCACGGATAAAGCGGCGGCGCCCATCAACCTCTACGGCGCTACCAAGCTCTGCTCCGACAAGCTGTTTGTGGCGGCCAACAACATGAAAGGTGCCCGCGACCTGCGTTTTTCGGTGGTGCGCTATGGCAACGTAATTGGCTCACGTGGCTCAGTAGTGCCATTTTTTCTGCAGCGCCGCGAAACCGGTGTGCTGCCCATCACGCACCCTGGCATGACACGCTTCCACATCTCCCTTGAACAGGGCGTAGACTTGGTACTGTATGCGCTAGAGCACAGCTGGGGTGGCGAAATCTTCGTGCCGAAAATTCCGAGCTACGTCATTACGGAGGTAGCCAAAGCCATTGGACCGGACTGCCGACAGGAAATCGTGGGTATCCGGCCCGGCGAGAAGCTGCACGAGGAAATGATAACCGAAACCGATGCGCTAAGCACAGTAGAGCTGGCTAAATATTACGTGATTCTGCCTTTCACACCGCAGTGGGACGTGGAGAAATTCATTGCCCACTTCAACGGCAAACGCGTACCTGAAGGCTTCCACTATGATTCGGCCAACAACGACGAGTGGCTTGATGCGGAGCAGATCCGGGAGGAAATCCGGCTGCACGTAGACGCCGAGTTTGCGGTGTAG
- the pseI gene encoding pseudaminic acid synthase — protein MQLGSRLIGPDQPPLIIAELSGNHNQDLNRGLAIVDAMAAAGAHAIKLQTYTADTMTLPGAYRIDDPNSLWFGRELHELYQEAHTPWEWHQPLFERARQHGMLAFSSPFDETAVDFLETLDVPAYKIASFENTDWPLLRRVAATGKPVIMSTGASTLAEVAEAVQVLREAGCQDLVLLKCTSTYPATPQNTNLRTIPHFQQLFPDSLVGLSDHTAGVGAAVAAVALGACVIEKHVTLRRADGGVDSAFSLEPEEVAQLVTETERAWQALGQVQYGVQRAEEKSRLYKRSLYVAQDIRAGEVFTKENLRVVRPGDGLPPRYYDQLLGKPARQNLAAGTPLTWDAL, from the coding sequence ATGCAACTTGGCTCCCGCCTCATTGGCCCCGACCAGCCGCCGCTCATTATTGCTGAACTCAGCGGCAACCATAACCAGGACCTGAATCGGGGCCTCGCTATTGTGGATGCCATGGCCGCAGCCGGCGCCCACGCCATCAAGCTCCAGACCTACACCGCCGATACGATGACGCTGCCCGGCGCCTACCGCATCGACGACCCCAATTCGCTGTGGTTTGGGCGTGAGCTGCACGAGCTGTACCAGGAAGCTCATACGCCCTGGGAGTGGCACCAGCCGCTATTCGAGCGCGCCCGCCAGCACGGTATGCTGGCCTTCAGCTCGCCTTTCGATGAAACGGCCGTGGATTTTCTGGAAACCCTGGACGTGCCGGCCTACAAGATTGCCTCCTTCGAAAATACCGACTGGCCCCTGCTGCGGCGCGTGGCCGCGACCGGTAAGCCCGTTATTATGAGCACCGGCGCCAGCACGCTGGCCGAAGTAGCCGAGGCGGTGCAGGTGTTGCGCGAAGCCGGTTGCCAGGATCTGGTACTGCTGAAGTGCACCAGCACCTACCCCGCAACGCCCCAGAATACCAATCTGCGCACCATCCCGCATTTCCAGCAGCTCTTCCCCGACTCCCTGGTGGGCCTCTCCGACCATACGGCCGGCGTGGGTGCGGCCGTGGCGGCCGTGGCGCTGGGCGCCTGCGTCATAGAAAAGCATGTGACGCTGCGCCGCGCCGACGGCGGGGTGGATTCGGCGTTTTCGCTGGAGCCTGAGGAAGTGGCGCAGCTCGTGACCGAAACCGAGCGGGCGTGGCAGGCACTAGGGCAGGTGCAATACGGTGTGCAGCGCGCCGAGGAGAAAAGCCGCCTCTACAAACGCTCCTTGTATGTAGCGCAGGACATTCGGGCCGGTGAAGTTTTCACCAAAGAAAACCTGCGCGTGGTGCGCCCCGGCGACGGTCTGCCGCCCCGCTACTACGACCAGCTCCTCGGCAAGCCGGCGCGGCAGAACCTGGCGGCCGGCACGCCGCTTACCTGGGACGCGCTGTAG
- the pseC gene encoding UDP-4-amino-4,6-dideoxy-N-acetyl-beta-L-altrosamine transaminase, whose product MHTFQPSRPIAYGRQHITDEDVQAVVETLHSDYLTQGPKVAEFEEKFAEYIGVKYAVAVSNGTAALHLCALALGVRPGQRVITTSITFAASANCVRYCGGEVHFVDIDPATALIDLQAVRWLLESHPKGYFHGLIPVDFAGLAVNLEQARQLADEFGLWIIEDACHAPGGFFTDSTGQEQRCGNGQFADLAIFSFHPVKHIATGEGGMITTNRADLYQELLKLRTHGITKDPGQMSRNDGGWYMEMQELGYNYRMPDMLCALGISQLTRANAGLARRRQLAARYDAAFAELPAVQPLASAPGHAYHLYVIQVPDRKGLYDFLRTRQIFAQVHYIPVHTMPYYQGLGGHAGDFPLAEQYYAHCLSIPLFPSLSDEEQQYVIDCVREFVG is encoded by the coding sequence ATGCACACCTTCCAGCCCTCCCGTCCCATTGCCTACGGCCGCCAGCACATCACCGATGAAGATGTGCAGGCTGTGGTGGAAACTCTGCACTCCGACTACCTCACGCAGGGCCCGAAGGTGGCTGAGTTTGAGGAGAAATTCGCGGAATACATTGGGGTAAAGTATGCGGTGGCTGTGAGCAACGGCACAGCAGCACTACACCTGTGTGCGCTGGCGCTGGGCGTACGGCCAGGCCAGCGCGTCATCACTACGTCCATCACCTTCGCAGCCTCTGCCAACTGCGTGCGCTACTGCGGCGGTGAAGTACATTTCGTGGACATTGACCCGGCTACGGCTCTTATTGACCTACAGGCGGTGCGCTGGCTGCTGGAAAGTCACCCGAAAGGCTACTTCCACGGCCTGATTCCGGTGGATTTTGCCGGCCTAGCCGTGAATCTGGAACAAGCCCGGCAGCTGGCCGATGAGTTTGGCCTCTGGATTATCGAAGATGCCTGCCACGCACCCGGCGGCTTTTTCACGGACTCGACCGGGCAGGAGCAGCGTTGCGGCAACGGGCAGTTTGCCGATCTAGCCATCTTCAGTTTCCACCCCGTCAAACATATTGCGACCGGTGAAGGAGGCATGATTACGACCAACCGCGCCGACCTGTACCAGGAGCTGCTGAAGCTGCGCACCCACGGCATCACGAAAGACCCAGGCCAGATGAGCCGCAACGACGGCGGCTGGTACATGGAAATGCAGGAGCTGGGCTACAATTACCGCATGCCCGACATGCTCTGCGCGCTGGGTATCAGCCAGCTTACCCGTGCCAACGCCGGCCTAGCCCGCCGACGTCAGCTAGCCGCTCGTTACGATGCCGCTTTTGCTGAACTGCCCGCCGTGCAGCCGCTGGCTAGTGCGCCGGGCCACGCTTATCATCTCTATGTGATTCAGGTGCCGGACCGCAAAGGCTTGTATGATTTCCTGCGTACCCGGCAGATTTTCGCGCAGGTGCACTACATTCCGGTACATACCATGCCTTACTACCAGGGTTTGGGCGGGCATGCCGGCGACTTCCCACTTGCGGAGCAGTACTACGCACATTGCTTAAGCATCCCGCTGTTCCCCAGTCTTTCGGATGAGGAGCAGCAGTATGTTATCGACTGCGTCCGGGAATTTGTAGGCTAA
- the pseG gene encoding UDP-2,4-diacetamido-2,4,6-trideoxy-beta-L-altropyranose hydrolase produces MPLPRLLLRADGNSRIGLGHVMRLLALTEILREEAAECMFLVREPSPELQAQLTEAGCTVLEVPVQPLAEEAAWLVRHILLATDILVLDGYSFTYGYQHTVRGAVARLVYLDDLHSFPLVADMVLNPAGGISLSHYDMRQPGARLLAGPAYAPLRAAFRQASSLPASTAAPDTVLVCLGGADPTHQTQHVAAALLALPTVVQVHAVLGSAYSGWDDLHAWAMQQPRLTLHRNLSTAELVELMRRCGAAVCSPSTVSYEYCAAGGGILLLLPVADNQHDINQYLREAGVALPYPSAPNVLTSAEAGKLAEQLRHRQRQVFDGLAPVRLRQEFRALQLPAPPFHLRPARPTDSAQLLAWTNDPTVRQHSFNPNPVPQTEHEQWFAARLTDPNSLLMVAEDAPTGRPVGLIRFQLEDNQATLSYLLDAAYRGRGLAPLLLLAGTRLALQRFSAVQQVLGLVQPNNLASVKAFQRAGFRQLAQQSDATLDALTFVWEAA; encoded by the coding sequence ATGCCACTCCCCCGCCTGCTCCTGCGCGCCGACGGCAACTCCCGCATTGGGCTGGGCCACGTGATGCGGCTGCTGGCGCTAACTGAAATTCTGCGCGAAGAAGCCGCCGAATGCATGTTTCTGGTGCGTGAGCCCAGCCCGGAGTTGCAAGCCCAACTCACGGAGGCGGGCTGCACGGTGCTGGAAGTGCCCGTACAGCCGCTGGCCGAAGAAGCCGCCTGGCTGGTACGCCACATCCTGCTCGCCACCGATATTCTGGTGCTCGATGGCTACTCTTTCACCTACGGCTACCAGCATACGGTGCGCGGCGCGGTGGCCCGCCTTGTGTATCTGGATGATCTGCACAGCTTTCCGCTAGTGGCAGATATGGTGCTGAATCCGGCCGGCGGCATTAGCCTCAGTCACTACGACATGCGCCAGCCGGGCGCACGCCTGCTGGCTGGCCCTGCGTACGCACCGCTCCGGGCGGCCTTCCGCCAGGCTTCTTCACTGCCCGCTTCTACCGCCGCTCCCGACACCGTATTGGTGTGCCTCGGCGGGGCCGACCCCACGCACCAGACGCAACACGTAGCCGCGGCGCTGCTGGCGCTGCCTACCGTAGTGCAGGTGCATGCCGTGCTGGGCAGCGCCTATTCCGGCTGGGACGACCTGCACGCCTGGGCCATGCAGCAGCCGCGCCTTACCCTGCACCGTAACCTGTCGACGGCGGAGCTGGTGGAGCTGATGCGCCGGTGTGGGGCGGCTGTGTGCTCGCCCAGCACCGTCAGCTACGAATATTGCGCGGCGGGTGGCGGCATCCTGCTACTGTTACCCGTGGCCGATAATCAGCACGATATCAATCAGTATCTGCGTGAAGCAGGCGTGGCGCTGCCGTACCCTAGTGCCCCGAACGTGCTTACTTCGGCGGAGGCGGGCAAGCTGGCCGAGCAATTGCGGCACCGGCAGCGGCAGGTATTTGATGGCCTCGCACCGGTACGGCTGCGTCAGGAGTTCCGGGCGCTGCAGCTCCCGGCTCCGCCGTTTCATCTGCGCCCGGCCCGCCCCACCGATTCGGCGCAGCTGCTGGCCTGGACCAACGACCCCACGGTCCGGCAGCACTCCTTCAACCCCAACCCGGTGCCGCAAACTGAGCACGAGCAGTGGTTTGCCGCCCGCCTCACCGACCCGAACAGCCTGCTCATGGTGGCTGAAGATGCCCCCACGGGCCGGCCGGTAGGCTTGATCCGCTTTCAGCTTGAAGACAACCAAGCCACGCTCAGCTACCTGCTTGATGCCGCATACCGAGGCCGGGGGTTGGCGCCGCTGCTGCTGCTGGCCGGCACGCGGCTGGCGCTGCAACGCTTTTCGGCGGTGCAGCAGGTGCTGGGGCTTGTGCAGCCTAATAATCTGGCCTCTGTAAAGGCATTCCAGCGCGCCGGGTTTCGCCAGCTAGCGCAACAATCTGATGCTACTCTGGATGCTCTTACGTTCGTTTGGGAAGCGGCCTGA
- a CDS encoding cytidylyltransferase domain-containing protein, whose product MKKVGIISQARMTSTRLPGKVLMPVAGQPLLHYHVARLQASGLPLYIATTANATDDPLAAFAETYALPCTRGDEHDVLSRYRQCAAQHELDVIVRVTSDCPLLDGEVLFQGVRDYLQANDSRLYLSNVLDRTFPRGFDFEVFSRELLEEAFTQATLPSDREHVTPYIHQNRSGRVRFRHITRPTDRSHYRLTVDTAEDFELVRQLIETYGAATLSAEGLIELLDQHPELAALNAHIEQKKL is encoded by the coding sequence TTGAAGAAAGTTGGCATCATTTCGCAGGCTCGCATGACTAGCACCCGGCTGCCGGGCAAAGTGCTGATGCCGGTGGCGGGCCAGCCTTTGCTGCACTACCACGTAGCGCGGCTGCAAGCCAGCGGCCTGCCCCTGTATATAGCTACCACGGCTAATGCTACCGATGATCCGCTGGCGGCTTTTGCCGAAACCTATGCCCTGCCCTGCACCCGTGGCGACGAGCACGACGTACTGAGCCGCTACCGGCAGTGTGCGGCTCAGCATGAGCTGGACGTAATTGTGCGGGTGACATCAGACTGCCCGCTGCTGGACGGTGAGGTGCTGTTCCAAGGCGTGCGCGACTATCTGCAAGCCAACGACTCTCGCCTGTATCTGTCCAATGTGCTGGACCGCACGTTTCCGCGCGGCTTTGATTTCGAGGTGTTTTCGCGGGAGCTGCTGGAGGAAGCTTTTACGCAGGCCACACTGCCCTCCGACCGGGAGCATGTCACGCCCTATATTCACCAGAACCGCTCCGGCCGCGTCCGGTTCCGGCATATCACGCGCCCCACCGACCGCAGCCACTACCGCCTCACCGTGGATACGGCCGAGGATTTCGAGTTGGTGCGGCAACTGATTGAAACGTATGGAGCCGCCACGCTTTCCGCCGAAGGCCTGATTGAGTTGCTGGATCAGCACCCCGAGCTGGCGGCGCTGAACGCTCACATCGAACAAAAGAAACTCTGA